One region of Oxalobacteraceae bacterium OTU3CAMAD1 genomic DNA includes:
- a CDS encoding rod shape-determining protein: MFGFLRRYISTDLAIDLGTANTLIYVRGQGIVLDEPSVVAIRQEGGPNGKKTIQAVGKEAKQMLGKVPGNIEAIRPMKDGVIADFTVTEQMLKQFIRMVHDSKFFRPSPRIIICVPCGSTQVERRAIRESALGAGASQVYLIEEPMAAAIGAGLPVSDATGSMVVDIGGGTTEVGIISLGGMVYKGSVRVGGDKFDEAIVNYIRRNYGMLIGEQTAEAIKKAIGSAFPGSEVKEMEVKGRNLSEGIPRSFTISSNEILEALTDPLNNIVSAVKNALEQTPPELGADIAEKGMMLTGGGALLRDLDRLLMEETGLPVLVAEDPLTCVVRGSGMALERMDQLGSIFSYE, translated from the coding sequence ATGTTTGGTTTTTTACGCAGGTATATTTCCACTGATCTGGCCATCGATTTGGGCACGGCCAACACCTTGATTTACGTCCGCGGCCAGGGCATCGTCCTGGATGAACCATCGGTCGTCGCGATCCGCCAAGAGGGCGGTCCTAACGGCAAGAAAACGATACAAGCGGTTGGTAAGGAAGCAAAACAGATGCTGGGCAAAGTCCCCGGCAACATCGAGGCGATCCGCCCGATGAAAGACGGCGTGATCGCCGACTTCACCGTCACCGAGCAAATGCTCAAGCAGTTCATCCGCATGGTGCACGACTCCAAATTCTTCCGTCCTTCCCCGCGCATCATCATTTGCGTGCCGTGCGGCTCGACCCAGGTCGAACGCCGCGCGATCCGCGAATCGGCGCTCGGCGCCGGCGCCTCGCAGGTGTACCTGATCGAAGAACCGATGGCCGCCGCGATCGGCGCCGGCCTGCCGGTGTCGGACGCCACCGGCTCGATGGTGGTCGACATCGGCGGCGGCACCACCGAGGTGGGCATCATCTCGCTGGGCGGCATGGTCTATAAAGGTTCGGTGCGCGTCGGCGGCGACAAGTTCGACGAGGCGATCGTCAACTACATCCGCCGCAACTACGGCATGCTGATCGGCGAGCAGACCGCCGAGGCGATCAAGAAGGCCATCGGTTCGGCCTTCCCGGGATCGGAAGTCAAGGAGATGGAAGTCAAGGGCCGCAACCTGTCCGAGGGTATTCCGCGCTCGTTCACGATTTCGTCCAACGAGATCCTCGAAGCGCTGACCGATCCGCTCAATAACATCGTCTCGGCCGTGAAGAACGCGCTGGAACAGACGCCGCCCGAACTGGGCGCCGACATCGCCGAAAAAGGCATGATGCTGACCGGCGGCGGCGCGCTGCTGCGCGATCTGGACCGCCTGCTGATGGAGGAAACCGGCCTGCCGGTGCTGGTGGCCGAAGACCCGCTGACCTGCGTGGTGCGGGGATCGGGCATGGCGCTGGAGCGGATGGACCAACTGGGCTCGATCTTCTCCTACGAATGA
- the mreC gene encoding rod shape-determining protein MreC, which translates to MEYSPPPLFKQGASARVKMTVFACISIALLLVDARMRTLSTVRQVAGTVLYPLQMVALLPRDAIYGVGDYFSTLSSMKKQVNELKRQQIADAQALQQAQLRTVENNQLRKLMGAREQLPVKSMLAEVLYDARDANSRKIILDRGIKSDVMLGMPVIDNQGVVGQVTRVFPFTSEVTLLTDKEQAIPVQLLRNGLRSVAYGRGKIGALELRFTAPNADIQVGDIVVTSGLDGIYPAGLAVARVTQVENSAGGSFGGVICQPLAGVANNTQLLILMSTPELPPRPPEEEPRTPKKGNNKMAPVKDPAKEGADGQAAPAAAATAPVNNAAPGLMPVMPPPLPPKVAPTDGAATAPATGAAAKPTTTTPATAAPAAQAPAAATTPKEPAR; encoded by the coding sequence ATGGAATACAGTCCTCCGCCACTTTTCAAGCAAGGCGCTTCGGCCCGGGTCAAGATGACGGTGTTCGCGTGCATATCGATTGCACTGCTGTTGGTCGACGCGCGCATGCGCACCCTGTCGACCGTGCGCCAGGTCGCGGGTACCGTGTTGTATCCGCTGCAGATGGTCGCGCTGCTGCCGCGCGACGCCATTTACGGCGTCGGCGACTACTTCTCCACCTTGTCGTCGATGAAAAAGCAGGTCAATGAGCTCAAACGCCAGCAGATCGCCGACGCCCAGGCGCTGCAGCAGGCGCAGCTTCGCACCGTCGAGAACAACCAGCTGCGCAAGCTGATGGGCGCGCGCGAGCAGCTGCCCGTCAAGTCGATGCTGGCCGAGGTGCTGTACGACGCGCGCGACGCCAACAGCCGCAAGATCATCCTCGACCGCGGCATCAAGAGCGACGTCATGCTCGGCATGCCGGTGATCGACAACCAGGGCGTGGTCGGGCAGGTGACGCGGGTGTTCCCGTTCACGTCCGAGGTCACGCTGCTGACCGATAAAGAACAGGCCATTCCCGTCCAGCTGCTGCGCAACGGCTTGCGCAGCGTCGCTTATGGCCGCGGCAAGATCGGCGCGCTGGAGCTGCGCTTCACCGCGCCCAACGCCGATATCCAGGTCGGCGACATCGTCGTCACCTCGGGCCTGGACGGCATCTATCCGGCCGGCCTGGCCGTGGCGCGCGTGACGCAGGTGGAAAACAGCGCCGGCGGTTCCTTCGGCGGCGTGATCTGCCAGCCGCTGGCCGGCGTCGCCAACAATACCCAGTTGCTGATCCTGATGTCGACGCCGGAGCTGCCTCCGCGCCCGCCCGAGGAAGAGCCGCGCACGCCGAAGAAGGGCAATAACAAGATGGCGCCCGTCAAGGACCCGGCGAAAGAGGGCGCCGACGGCCAGGCCGCGCCGGCCGCCGCTGCCACCGCCCCAGTCAACAACGCGGCGCCGGGACTGATGCCGGTGATGCCGCCGCCGCTGCCGCCCAAAGTCGCGCCGACAGACGGCGCCGCCACCGCGCCTGCCACTGGCGCGGCAGCCAAACCCACGACCACCACGCCGGCGACGGCCGCACCGGCTGCACAAGCACCGGCCGCCGCCACCACACCGAAGGAGCCGGCACGATGA
- the mreD gene encoding rod shape-determining protein MreD yields the protein MNRPHYILLPVSPLFIAFSLFCAFLLNLLPWGQFVGVPDFVALVLVFWGVHQPRKVGIGTAFFLGLLMDVHDSTLLGENALAYTLLSYFAIMLHRRVLWFPLLTQAMHVFPLLLMAQSIQLVIRFFVSGKFPSWYYFVESVIAVALWPIATWLLLAPQRRAVDRDHTRPI from the coding sequence ATGAACCGTCCACACTATATTCTGCTGCCGGTCAGCCCGCTGTTCATCGCCTTCAGCCTGTTCTGCGCCTTTTTACTGAACTTGCTGCCGTGGGGGCAGTTCGTCGGCGTGCCCGATTTCGTCGCGCTGGTGCTGGTGTTCTGGGGCGTCCACCAGCCGCGCAAGGTCGGCATCGGCACCGCCTTCTTCCTTGGCCTGCTGATGGACGTCCACGACTCGACCCTGCTGGGCGAGAACGCGCTGGCCTATACCTTGCTGTCGTACTTCGCCATCATGCTGCACCGGCGCGTGCTGTGGTTCCCGCTGCTGACGCAGGCGATGCACGTGTTTCCGCTGCTGCTCATGGCGCAGTCGATCCAGCTGGTGATCCGCTTCTTCGTCTCCGGTAAGTTCCCGAGCTGGTACTACTTCGTCGAAAGCGTGATCGCCGTGGCCCTGTGGCCGATCGCCACCTGGCTGCTGCTGGCGCCCCAGCGGCGCGCGGTCGACCGCGACCACACCCGCCCGATCTGA
- a CDS encoding response regulator transcription factor → MNRNSLTILVVEDHPTIARQIVDFLDGLKWQTDHAATGALAIELATRETYDVVLLDLNLPDIDGLDVCRAIKARAPRNVPILMLTARDAFEDKARGFNGGADDYLTKPFDLRELALRCEALARRAQLHVGQEVRVGPLTLLPREKRTLHNGVPVPLTQTGFKILSALSAAHPHAVSRTALTHALWGANPPDSDALKSHIYALRKQLELAGAPDMVATIPQLGYRLKLDAEDRV, encoded by the coding sequence ATGAACCGCAACTCCCTGACCATCCTGGTGGTGGAAGACCACCCGACGATCGCGCGCCAGATCGTGGACTTCCTCGACGGCCTCAAGTGGCAAACCGACCATGCCGCCACCGGCGCGCTCGCCATCGAACTGGCGACGCGCGAGACGTACGATGTCGTTCTGCTCGACCTCAATCTCCCCGACATCGACGGCCTCGACGTCTGCCGCGCGATCAAGGCGCGCGCGCCGCGCAACGTGCCGATATTGATGCTCACCGCCCGCGACGCGTTCGAAGACAAGGCGCGCGGCTTCAACGGCGGCGCCGACGATTATCTGACCAAACCGTTCGACCTGCGCGAACTCGCCCTGCGTTGCGAGGCGCTGGCGCGGCGCGCGCAACTGCATGTCGGCCAGGAAGTGCGCGTCGGCCCGCTGACCTTGCTTCCCAGGGAAAAGCGCACGCTCCACAACGGCGTCCCGGTGCCGCTGACGCAGACCGGTTTCAAGATTCTGTCCGCGCTAAGCGCCGCGCACCCGCACGCGGTGTCCCGGACGGCGCTGACGCACGCGCTGTGGGGCGCGAACCCACCGGACAGCGACGCCCTCAAATCGCACATCTACGCGCTGCGCAAACAGCTGGAACTGGCCGGCGCGCCGGACATGGTCGCCACCATCCCGCAGCTCGGCTACCGCCTCAAGCTGGATGCGGAGGACCGTGTTTAA
- a CDS encoding CGNR zinc finger domain-containing protein produces MDLLNTEASVDGETVDYWDSGEDVLAWLARHGIAPVGTESPVDLAALLTRAKTLRALARRLIGERKDDRLGDIAGLDAYLQAHLTAPHLARDSEGGLTLTRQVRADPVSSMLGAVAEATAQLLVEGDFHLVKQCEHPECILWFYDRTKAHKRRWCSMALCGNRYKAAQFRKKAGRGTDTVE; encoded by the coding sequence ATGGATCTGCTGAACACCGAGGCCAGCGTGGACGGCGAAACGGTCGACTATTGGGATAGCGGAGAGGACGTTCTGGCGTGGCTGGCGCGCCATGGCATCGCGCCGGTCGGCACGGAAAGCCCGGTGGACCTGGCCGCGCTGCTGACACGGGCGAAAACGCTGCGCGCGTTGGCAAGGCGGCTGATCGGGGAACGCAAGGATGACAGGCTCGGCGATATTGCCGGCCTCGACGCGTATCTGCAAGCCCACCTCACCGCGCCGCACCTGGCACGTGACAGCGAAGGCGGCTTGACTCTCACGCGGCAGGTCCGCGCCGACCCGGTCTCATCGATGTTGGGTGCGGTGGCCGAGGCAACTGCGCAACTACTGGTCGAAGGCGACTTCCACCTCGTCAAGCAGTGCGAGCACCCCGAATGCATCCTGTGGTTTTACGACCGCACCAAAGCGCACAAGCGGCGCTGGTGCAGCATGGCCCTGTGCGGCAACCGCTACAAGGCGGCCCAGTTTCGGAAGAAAGCGGGCCGGGGGACGGATACGGTCGAATGA
- the mrdA gene encoding penicillin-binding protein 2, which yields MTELKDNQRELHKFRLRLTVLGGLVFICFGLLLTRFIWLQVVKHADYAVKAEDNRIAIVPIAPNRGLILDRNGVVLARNFSAYTLEVTPAKLSMTLDETIDELAKLVSIEVKDRKRFRKLLEESKRFESVPLRTRLTDEEVARFSAQRFRFPGVEIQARLFRQYPQGEIASHVIGYIGRVNQSEARAIAETDDAANYNGTNHIGKEGLEKSYEKHLHGTTGYEEVEVSAGGRAIRTLSRTNATPGSNLILSIDIELQKVIEEAFGEWRGALVAIEPETGDILAYVSRPGYDPNLFVDGIDSQSWNELNTSLDRPMVNRPLSGTYPPGSTFKPFMALAALELGKRTPNQSISDAGYFTLGGHRFRDDKPGGHGTVDMYKSIVDSCDTYYYILGNEMGIDAISDFMKPFGFGQLTGIDLEHEKQGVLPSKEWKRNRFKKNVAAQKWVGGDTISISIGNGYNNYTPLQMAHATANLANNGVVMKPHLVKIVEDPATRARRLTVPKESYRIPLKQQNIDFIKNAMVGVTTGGTAARAFANAGYTSGGKTGTAQLFAIKKNEKYNAALVAERLRDNALYTAFAPADKPRIAIAVVVENGGFGAAVAAPIVRKALDYYMLGKRAGDKDTTPVPKEDAVLRSLPELQAEQGVVDEKKPGAETPGNTE from the coding sequence ATGACTGAGCTTAAGGACAACCAGCGCGAACTGCACAAGTTCCGTCTGCGCCTGACGGTACTGGGCGGGTTGGTGTTCATTTGCTTCGGGCTGCTGCTGACGCGCTTCATCTGGCTGCAGGTGGTCAAGCACGCCGACTACGCCGTCAAGGCGGAGGACAACCGCATCGCCATCGTGCCGATCGCGCCCAACCGGGGCCTGATCCTGGACCGCAACGGCGTGGTCCTGGCGCGTAACTTCTCGGCCTACACGCTGGAGGTCACGCCGGCCAAGCTGTCCATGACCTTGGACGAAACGATCGACGAACTGGCCAAACTGGTCTCCATCGAGGTCAAGGACCGCAAGCGCTTTCGCAAGCTGCTGGAAGAGTCCAAGCGCTTCGAGAGCGTGCCGCTGCGCACCCGGCTGACCGACGAGGAGGTGGCCCGCTTCTCTGCGCAACGCTTCCGCTTTCCCGGCGTGGAGATCCAGGCCCGCCTGTTCCGCCAGTACCCGCAGGGCGAGATCGCCTCGCACGTGATCGGGTATATCGGCCGCGTCAACCAGTCCGAGGCCCGCGCCATCGCCGAAACCGATGATGCCGCCAACTATAACGGCACCAACCATATCGGCAAGGAAGGCTTGGAAAAAAGCTACGAGAAGCACCTGCACGGCACCACCGGTTACGAGGAGGTGGAGGTGTCGGCCGGCGGGCGCGCGATCCGCACGCTGTCGCGCACCAACGCCACGCCGGGCAGCAACCTGATACTGTCGATCGACATCGAGCTGCAGAAGGTGATCGAGGAAGCCTTCGGCGAATGGCGCGGCGCGCTGGTGGCGATCGAACCGGAGACGGGCGACATCCTGGCCTATGTGTCGCGGCCCGGCTACGATCCCAACCTGTTCGTCGACGGCATCGACTCGCAAAGCTGGAACGAACTCAATACTTCGCTGGACCGGCCCATGGTGAACCGCCCGCTGTCGGGCACCTATCCGCCGGGATCGACCTTCAAGCCCTTCATGGCGCTGGCGGCGCTGGAGCTGGGCAAGCGCACGCCGAACCAGTCGATCTCGGACGCGGGCTACTTCACCTTGGGCGGGCACCGCTTCCGCGACGACAAGCCGGGCGGCCACGGCACCGTCGACATGTACAAGTCCATCGTCGACTCCTGCGACACGTATTACTACATCCTCGGCAACGAGATGGGGATCGACGCGATCAGCGATTTCATGAAGCCTTTCGGTTTCGGCCAGCTGACCGGCATCGACCTGGAACACGAGAAGCAGGGCGTGCTGCCGTCGAAGGAATGGAAGCGCAACCGCTTCAAGAAAAACGTGGCGGCGCAGAAGTGGGTCGGCGGCGACACCATCTCGATCAGCATCGGCAACGGCTACAACAACTACACGCCGCTGCAAATGGCGCACGCCACGGCCAACCTGGCCAACAACGGCGTGGTGATGAAGCCGCACCTGGTCAAGATCGTCGAAGACCCGGCCACGCGCGCGCGCCGGCTGACGGTGCCCAAGGAAAGCTACCGCATCCCGCTCAAGCAGCAGAATATCGACTTCATCAAGAACGCGATGGTCGGCGTGACCACCGGCGGCACGGCCGCGCGCGCGTTCGCCAACGCCGGCTACACCTCCGGCGGCAAGACCGGCACCGCGCAGCTGTTCGCCATCAAGAAGAACGAGAAGTACAATGCCGCCCTGGTCGCCGAGCGCCTGCGCGACAACGCCCTCTACACGGCCTTCGCGCCGGCCGACAAGCCGCGCATCGCCATCGCCGTGGTGGTGGAGAACGGCGGCTTCGGCGCCGCCGTGGCCGCGCCGATCGTGCGCAAGGCCCTGGACTACTACATGCTCGGCAAGCGCGCCGGCGACAAGGACACCACGCCCGTGCCGAAGGAGGACGCGGTGCTGCGCTCCTTGCCGGAGCTCCAGGCCGAACAGGGCGTGGTCGATGAAAAAAAGCCGGGTGCTGAAACCCCGGGCAACACCGAATAA
- the gatC gene encoding Asp-tRNA(Asn)/Glu-tRNA(Gln) amidotransferase subunit GatC, translating into MSLTLSDVTRIAKLAQLEMSEQQSATALEQLNGIFALAEQMQAVDTDGVAPLSHPLAAHMNNIALRLREDAATESNRREDYQAVAPKTQDGLYLVPKVIE; encoded by the coding sequence ATGTCCCTGACCCTATCCGACGTAACACGCATTGCCAAACTGGCCCAGCTTGAGATGAGCGAGCAGCAGAGCGCCACCGCGCTCGAGCAGCTGAATGGCATTTTCGCGCTGGCCGAACAGATGCAGGCGGTCGACACCGACGGCGTCGCCCCGCTGAGCCACCCGCTGGCGGCGCACATGAACAACATCGCCCTGCGCCTGCGCGAGGACGCGGCCACCGAGTCCAATCGCCGCGAGGACTACCAGGCCGTCGCGCCAAAGACACAGGATGGCCTGTATCTGGTGCCGAAAGTGATCGAATAA
- a CDS encoding alpha/beta hydrolase, giving the protein MNLKPSLFAAASLATALVANAADNTAQVHHRTLEVQGVNIFYREAGPAKAPVVLLLHGFGASSYMFRDLIPQLATKYHVIAPDLPGFGQTSVMPGKQFAYTFDNLASVIDAFTVAKGAERYAMYVFDYGAPVGWRLAVRNPQKVTAIVSQNGNGYEEGLSDGWADMRKAWADPTAANREALRRFNTLDMTKWQYTEGVRDASLIAPETWQLAHAAIERIGVEVQMDLLLDYGQNIKQYSQLHEFFRSHRPPTLAIWGKNDPFFLPAGAEAFKRDNPKAEVRFLDSGHFAIETHGQEIATQMLEFLNRNVKP; this is encoded by the coding sequence ATGAACCTCAAACCGTCGCTGTTCGCCGCAGCCAGCCTAGCCACCGCCCTCGTCGCCAACGCCGCCGACAATACCGCGCAAGTCCATCACCGTACGCTGGAAGTCCAGGGCGTCAACATCTTCTACCGCGAGGCTGGCCCGGCCAAGGCGCCCGTTGTGTTGCTGCTGCATGGCTTTGGCGCCTCTTCGTATATGTTCCGCGATCTGATCCCGCAACTGGCGACCAAATACCACGTGATCGCGCCGGATTTGCCGGGCTTCGGCCAGACGAGCGTCATGCCCGGCAAGCAGTTCGCTTACACCTTCGACAACCTCGCCTCCGTGATCGACGCCTTCACTGTGGCGAAGGGGGCGGAGCGCTACGCGATGTATGTGTTCGATTATGGCGCGCCGGTCGGCTGGCGCCTGGCGGTGAGGAATCCGCAAAAAGTCACGGCGATCGTCAGCCAGAACGGCAATGGCTACGAAGAGGGCTTGAGCGACGGGTGGGCCGATATGCGCAAGGCCTGGGCCGATCCCACCGCCGCCAACCGCGAGGCCTTGCGCCGCTTCAATACGCTGGACATGACCAAATGGCAGTACACCGAGGGCGTGCGCGATGCGTCGCTGATTGCGCCAGAGACATGGCAGTTGGCGCACGCGGCGATAGAGCGCATCGGCGTTGAGGTGCAAATGGACCTGCTGCTCGACTACGGCCAGAACATCAAGCAGTACAGCCAGCTGCATGAATTTTTCCGCAGCCACCGCCCGCCGACCTTGGCGATCTGGGGCAAGAACGATCCGTTCTTCCTGCCGGCCGGCGCCGAAGCGTTTAAACGCGACAATCCTAAAGCCGAAGTGCGCTTCCTGGACTCGGGCCACTTCGCCATCGAGACCCACGGCCAGGAGATCGCCACGCAAATGCTGGAATTCCTGAACCGTAACGTCAAGCCTTGA
- the gatA gene encoding Asp-tRNA(Asn)/Glu-tRNA(Gln) amidotransferase subunit GatA, whose protein sequence is MHTKTLKELSALLQSKAVTATELATHFLDRIEKSDLNAFLHVDRALTLAQAAEADARIAAGTATPLTGVPIAHKDIFVTRDWRSTAGSKMLADYVSPFDATVVEKFRKAGMVTLGKLNCDEFAMGSANENSAFGPVKNPWDKNAVPGGSSGGSAAAIAARLAPAVTGTDTGGSIRQPAAFCGITGIKPTYGRVSRFGMIAFASSLDQGGPMAQTAEDCALLLNAMAGFDERDSTSLTPELGGVDEDFTRELGQPLTGLRIGVPKEYFGEGLAADVEQAVRAALAQYVALGATLVDISLPNTALSIPAYYMIAPAEASSNLSRFDGVRYGHRAADYKDLSDMYRKSRAEGFGAEVKRRIMVGTYVLCHGYYDAYYLKAQKIRRLIAQDFEAVLNGPNAVCDVIMGPVAPTVAWDLGDKSDDPVAAYLADIFTLSTSLAGLPGMSIPCGFGQGDKNANRPVGLQIIGKHFGEAKLLNVAHQYQLATDWHTRAPAGI, encoded by the coding sequence ATGCACACCAAAACCCTTAAAGAGCTGTCCGCGCTCCTGCAAAGCAAAGCCGTCACCGCCACCGAGCTGGCCACGCACTTCCTCGACCGCATCGAGAAGAGCGACCTGAACGCCTTCCTGCACGTGGACCGCGCCCTGACGCTGGCGCAGGCCGCCGAGGCGGACGCCCGCATCGCCGCCGGCACCGCCACCCCGCTGACCGGCGTGCCGATCGCCCACAAGGATATCTTCGTCACGCGCGACTGGCGCTCGACCGCCGGCTCGAAGATGCTGGCCGACTACGTCAGCCCGTTCGACGCCACCGTCGTCGAGAAGTTCCGCAAGGCCGGCATGGTCACCTTGGGCAAATTGAATTGCGACGAATTCGCCATGGGCTCGGCCAACGAGAACTCGGCCTTTGGCCCGGTCAAGAACCCGTGGGACAAGAACGCCGTGCCGGGCGGCTCGTCGGGCGGCTCGGCCGCCGCCATCGCCGCGCGCCTGGCGCCGGCCGTCACCGGCACCGACACCGGCGGCTCGATCCGCCAGCCGGCCGCCTTCTGCGGCATCACCGGCATCAAGCCGACGTACGGCCGCGTGTCCCGCTTCGGCATGATCGCCTTCGCCTCGTCGCTCGACCAGGGCGGCCCGATGGCGCAAACGGCCGAGGACTGCGCACTGCTGCTCAACGCCATGGCCGGCTTCGACGAACGCGATTCGACCTCGCTGACGCCGGAACTGGGCGGGGTCGACGAAGACTTCACGCGTGAACTGGGCCAGCCCCTGACCGGCCTGCGCATCGGCGTACCGAAGGAATACTTCGGCGAAGGCCTCGCGGCCGACGTCGAACAGGCCGTGCGCGCCGCGCTGGCGCAGTACGTGGCGCTGGGCGCGACCCTGGTCGACATTTCGCTGCCGAATACCGCGCTGTCGATCCCGGCCTACTACATGATCGCTCCGGCCGAGGCGTCGTCCAACCTGTCGCGCTTTGACGGCGTGCGTTACGGCCACCGCGCCGCCGACTACAAGGACCTGTCGGACATGTACCGCAAGAGCCGCGCGGAAGGCTTCGGCGCCGAAGTCAAACGCCGCATCATGGTGGGGACGTATGTGCTGTGCCACGGCTACTACGACGCCTACTACCTCAAGGCGCAAAAGATCCGCCGCCTGATCGCGCAGGACTTCGAAGCGGTGCTCAACGGCCCGAACGCCGTCTGCGACGTCATCATGGGCCCGGTCGCGCCGACCGTCGCCTGGGACCTGGGCGACAAGTCCGACGACCCGGTGGCCGCCTACTTGGCCGACATCTTCACTCTGTCGACCAGCCTGGCCGGCCTGCCCGGCATGTCGATCCCGTGCGGCTTCGGCCAGGGCGACAAGAACGCCAACCGCCCGGTGGGACTGCAAATCATCGGCAAGCATTTCGGCGAAGCGAAGCTGCTCAACGTCGCCCACCAGTACCAGCTGGCGACCGACTGGCACACCCGCGCTCCGGCCGGCATCTAA
- the gatB gene encoding Asp-tRNA(Asn)/Glu-tRNA(Gln) amidotransferase subunit GatB, with product MEWEVVIGLENHVQLTTESKIFSGSPIKFGAEPNTQASPVDLALPGVLPVMNKQAVDRAIRFGLAVGAKIAPASIFARKNYFYPDLPKGYQISQFEDPVVIGGSLTFGFEKDGEFVTKTVNLTRAHLEEDAGKSLHEDYAGMSGIDLNRAGTPLLEIVSEPEIRSAAEAVAYAKALHSLVMWLGVCDGNMQEGSFRCDVNVSVRPKGQKEYGTRCEIKNLNSFRFIEEAVHVEVRRQIELIEDGGKVVQATRLYDPDRKETREMRSKEDAQDYRYFPDPDLPPLVISDEWIAKVKASMPELPAAMRARFVSEYALPEYDSLVLTASKSMATYFVAVVEKAGKENAKAAANWLMGDVSSTLNREGVDLDDSPVSAAQLAAMLKRIADGTISNKAAKEVFAGMWEAKSSDENLVDTIIEAKGLKQISDTGALEAIVNDVIAANAKSVEQYRAGKEAALNALIGQAMKASRGKANPAQLTELLKAKLAE from the coding sequence ATGGAATGGGAAGTCGTCATCGGTCTTGAGAACCACGTGCAGCTCACGACCGAATCAAAAATCTTCAGCGGCTCGCCGATCAAGTTCGGCGCCGAGCCGAACACGCAAGCCAGTCCCGTGGACCTGGCGCTGCCCGGCGTGCTGCCGGTGATGAACAAGCAGGCCGTCGACCGCGCCATCCGCTTCGGCCTGGCCGTCGGCGCAAAAATCGCGCCGGCGTCGATCTTCGCCCGCAAAAACTACTTCTATCCGGACCTGCCGAAGGGCTACCAGATCAGCCAGTTCGAAGACCCGGTGGTCATCGGCGGCTCGCTGACGTTCGGCTTCGAAAAGGATGGCGAATTCGTCACCAAGACCGTCAACCTGACGCGCGCCCACCTGGAAGAAGACGCCGGCAAATCGCTGCACGAGGACTACGCCGGCATGAGCGGCATCGACTTGAACCGCGCCGGCACGCCGCTGCTGGAAATCGTCTCCGAGCCGGAAATCCGCAGCGCCGCCGAAGCGGTGGCCTACGCCAAGGCGCTGCACTCGCTGGTGATGTGGCTCGGCGTCTGCGACGGCAACATGCAGGAAGGCTCGTTCCGCTGCGACGTCAACGTCTCGGTGCGCCCCAAGGGACAGAAGGAATACGGCACCCGTTGCGAGATCAAGAACCTGAACTCGTTCCGCTTCATCGAGGAAGCGGTGCACGTCGAAGTGCGCCGCCAGATCGAGTTGATCGAAGACGGCGGCAAGGTCGTGCAGGCGACGCGCCTGTACGATCCGGACCGCAAAGAGACGCGCGAAATGCGCAGCAAGGAAGACGCGCAGGATTACCGCTACTTCCCGGACCCCGACCTGCCGCCGCTGGTGATTTCGGACGAATGGATCGCGAAGGTGAAGGCCTCGATGCCGGAACTGCCGGCCGCCATGCGCGCGCGTTTCGTCAGCGAGTACGCGCTGCCGGAATACGATTCGCTGGTGCTGACGGCGTCCAAATCGATGGCGACCTACTTCGTCGCCGTGGTGGAAAAAGCCGGCAAGGAAAACGCCAAGGCCGCCGCCAACTGGCTGATGGGCGACGTCTCGTCGACCCTGAACCGCGAAGGCGTGGACCTGGACGACTCGCCGGTATCGGCCGCGCAGCTGGCCGCGATGTTGAAGCGCATCGCCGACGGCACGATCTCCAACAAGGCGGCGAAGGAAGTCTTCGCCGGCATGTGGGAAGCCAAATCTTCGGATGAGAACCTGGTCGACACCATCATCGAAGCCAAGGGTCTGAAGCAGATCTCGGACACCGGCGCGCTGGAAGCCATCGTTAATGACGTCATCGCCGCCAACGCCAAATCGGTGGAGCAGTACCGCGCCGGCAAGGAAGCGGCGCTCAACGCGCTGATCGGCCAGGCGATGAAGGCGTCGCGCGGCAAGGCCAACCCGGCCCAGCTGACCGAGCTGCTGAAGGCCAAGCTGGCCGAATAA